One bacterium genomic window carries:
- the rpoC gene encoding DNA-directed RNA polymerase subunit beta': protein MDFNTIQIKLASPDTIRNWSRGEVTKAETINYRTQKPEPDGLFCERIFGPVHDYECSCGKYKGIRYRGILCEHCKVEVGPSKMRRDRMGHVNLAAKVVHIWYYKVPPSKIGLLLDLSVNELERIIYYESYIVIDPGNTDYKKGSIISEKDYQDVRMSLQKMGEEGKKEDSKQDKREFTVGMGGDTIYNLLKELDMEELSTELRTLIKVETSAEKRKKLLSRLSVVEGLREAHIKPEWGVLEVIPVIPADLRPLVGLEGGRYANADLNDLYRRVITRNNRLKNLRNIKAPEVIIKNECRLLQEAVDALFDNLRRQVPVKGKGDRPLKSLSDALRGKQGRFRKNLLGKRVDYSGRSVIVVDPELKLYECGVPKAMAVELFKPFIIRELEKEGYAQTVKVARRLLEEGAKEVWEILERIIQKHPVLLNRAPTLHRLSVQAFFPKLVEGKALRISPLICEPFNADFDGDTMSIHVPLSVEAQMESLILILSANNILSPSNGKPLSVPIQDAVIGIYWLTKEKSGEIGEGKVFDDINAIEAALNYNVVTFHTKIKYLIEEKKGDKVIKSFIDTTPGRVILNQITPEELGFMNKTMDRKGIGRLISDTHKKIGNTRTVKLLDDLKDMGYKYATKAGLTIGIDDMVTLPHKATIVQGAYHEVERVNDVHKQGQITESERYNTVIDIWTKATTQIENETLSMLKKDKNGFNPLYMMASSGARGNMDQVRQIVGNRGLMTRPRLGGKVGEIIETPINSNFKEGLNVLEYFISTHGARKGLSDTALKTAQAGHLTRKLVDVAQDVIITEEDCGTIMGVQVKAIKEEEKTIESLADRIKGSSALEDVINPITSQIIVFAGSEITDEKAKEIEECGIERVTIRSVLSCESKTGICRKCYGRDLSAGRLVEIGEPVGVIAAQSIGEPGTQLTLRTFHIGGIATRIIEEYEMTASFDGQIKFENLVISKKKTGENIVIQKDGKMILTADNNRLRYKVPYGAIVVVDDGGKVAKDTVLFKWDPYSIVILSEIEGEVRYHELKENLTYRLEYDERTGRKHPVVVMHRKIHPTLEICDAKGKVLKSYPMPAKAHILIPEGSKVNPGDLLAKIPRDTSKTRDITGGLPRVVELFEARHPKEKAIVTEIDGTVEFKAPERGYRIVEIHGTHESRKYRVQYGKHLLVYNGEEVIAGDKLTEGPVDPHDILSIKGVQETQEFLVNQIQEVYRLQGVDISDKHIGIIVRQMLSRIRIKEPGDTSFVESQIVDKIKLKEENEKLVNVGGKGATFEPILVGVTQAILTVESFISAASFQETTRVLAEAAFCGKKDRLRGIKENVILGSLIPAGTGMKKLRAEPVPVIPIPAVEKASNIFIKETALMPEK from the coding sequence ATGGATTTTAATACAATACAAATAAAATTAGCTTCTCCCGATACTATTCGCAACTGGTCAAGAGGTGAAGTGACCAAAGCTGAGACTATAAACTATAGGACTCAGAAGCCTGAACCGGATGGGTTGTTTTGTGAACGAATATTTGGGCCGGTGCATGATTACGAGTGTAGTTGTGGAAAGTATAAAGGGATAAGGTATCGTGGGATATTATGCGAGCACTGTAAGGTAGAAGTTGGTCCATCGAAGATGAGGCGAGACAGGATGGGGCATGTAAATCTTGCGGCCAAAGTTGTGCATATATGGTATTACAAAGTTCCGCCATCGAAAATCGGATTATTATTGGATTTATCAGTGAATGAGCTTGAGCGAATAATTTATTATGAATCGTATATAGTAATAGACCCAGGTAATACGGATTATAAGAAGGGATCCATTATATCGGAGAAAGATTATCAGGATGTAAGAATGAGTCTTCAAAAGATGGGAGAGGAAGGTAAAAAAGAAGATTCGAAACAGGATAAAAGAGAATTCACCGTAGGGATGGGTGGGGATACGATTTATAATTTATTAAAAGAGCTTGACATGGAGGAATTATCTACTGAATTAAGAACATTAATAAAGGTAGAAACTTCTGCAGAGAAGCGCAAGAAATTATTATCCCGTTTGAGTGTTGTAGAGGGTTTAAGGGAAGCGCATATTAAACCTGAATGGGGAGTTTTAGAAGTTATTCCCGTTATACCTGCGGATTTAAGGCCACTTGTTGGATTAGAAGGCGGCAGGTATGCGAATGCGGATTTGAATGACCTATATAGAAGGGTAATTACAAGAAACAATCGTTTAAAAAATTTAAGAAACATAAAAGCTCCTGAAGTTATAATAAAGAACGAATGCAGGCTTTTGCAAGAGGCAGTAGACGCTCTTTTCGACAATTTACGACGACAGGTTCCGGTAAAAGGGAAAGGGGACAGGCCGCTTAAATCGTTATCTGATGCGTTAAGAGGGAAGCAGGGGCGATTCCGTAAAAATTTATTAGGAAAAAGGGTAGATTATTCAGGAAGGTCTGTTATTGTGGTTGACCCCGAGTTAAAGCTCTATGAATGTGGTGTTCCCAAAGCGATGGCAGTTGAGCTTTTCAAACCTTTTATTATAAGAGAATTAGAAAAAGAGGGATATGCACAAACGGTAAAAGTAGCGAGGCGATTATTAGAAGAGGGTGCGAAGGAAGTTTGGGAGATTCTGGAACGCATCATACAGAAACATCCTGTATTATTGAATCGTGCGCCGACTTTGCATCGTTTGTCGGTACAGGCCTTTTTCCCAAAATTAGTAGAAGGGAAGGCTCTTCGTATTTCGCCATTAATTTGTGAGCCATTTAATGCGGACTTTGACGGAGATACGATGTCCATTCATGTGCCATTATCGGTTGAGGCGCAGATGGAGTCTTTGATATTAATACTTTCGGCAAATAATATTTTATCTCCTTCCAATGGAAAACCATTATCCGTTCCTATACAGGACGCAGTTATAGGGATATACTGGTTAACCAAGGAAAAATCGGGTGAAATAGGAGAAGGGAAGGTATTTGACGATATAAATGCGATAGAAGCTGCATTGAATTATAACGTTGTTACTTTCCATACCAAGATAAAGTATCTTATAGAAGAGAAGAAGGGAGATAAGGTTATTAAATCCTTTATAGACACCACTCCGGGAAGGGTTATTTTAAATCAGATAACTCCGGAGGAATTAGGGTTTATGAATAAGACTATGGATAGAAAGGGTATCGGCAGGTTAATAAGCGATACTCATAAAAAAATAGGTAATACCAGAACGGTAAAATTATTAGATGACCTTAAAGATATGGGTTATAAATATGCGACGAAGGCGGGGCTAACGATAGGAATAGATGACATGGTAACTCTTCCGCATAAAGCGACGATAGTGCAGGGTGCGTATCACGAAGTAGAGAGAGTGAATGACGTTCACAAGCAGGGGCAAATAACAGAAAGCGAAAGATACAACACGGTTATAGATATCTGGACGAAAGCAACAACACAGATAGAAAACGAGACTTTAAGTATGCTTAAAAAAGATAAGAATGGGTTTAATCCTTTGTATATGATGGCAAGTTCGGGAGCAAGAGGAAATATGGATCAGGTTCGTCAGATAGTTGGAAACAGAGGATTGATGACGAGACCGAGATTAGGCGGGAAAGTAGGAGAAATTATAGAAACGCCGATTAACTCGAACTTTAAAGAGGGTTTAAACGTGCTTGAATATTTTATTTCGACACACGGAGCTCGAAAGGGATTATCGGATACGGCGTTAAAAACAGCTCAAGCAGGGCATCTTACGAGAAAGCTTGTAGACGTTGCGCAGGATGTTATAATAACGGAAGAGGATTGTGGAACTATAATGGGAGTACAAGTAAAAGCGATTAAAGAAGAAGAGAAGACAATAGAATCTCTTGCGGACAGAATAAAAGGAAGTTCTGCTCTGGAAGATGTGATTAACCCGATAACTTCACAGATTATAGTATTTGCAGGTTCAGAAATTACGGATGAAAAGGCAAAAGAGATAGAAGAGTGTGGAATAGAGAGAGTGACTATAAGGTCGGTTCTTTCCTGTGAATCGAAGACGGGTATATGTCGGAAATGTTATGGCAGGGATTTATCTGCGGGCAGGTTAGTAGAGATAGGAGAGCCGGTAGGAGTTATTGCGGCTCAATCAATAGGAGAACCGGGAACGCAGTTAACGTTGAGAACATTCCACATCGGGGGTATTGCAACAAGGATTATAGAAGAGTATGAAATGACTGCTTCTTTTGACGGTCAGATAAAATTTGAAAATTTAGTAATCTCGAAAAAGAAAACGGGAGAGAACATAGTTATACAAAAAGACGGCAAAATGATACTTACGGCTGACAATAACAGATTAAGATACAAAGTTCCTTATGGAGCGATAGTTGTTGTGGATGATGGTGGGAAGGTAGCGAAGGATACGGTTTTATTCAAATGGGATCCTTATTCGATAGTAATACTTTCGGAGATAGAAGGAGAAGTCAGATATCACGAATTAAAAGAGAATTTAACATACAGATTGGAATATGATGAAAGAACCGGGAGAAAGCATCCTGTAGTAGTTATGCACAGGAAGATTCACCCGACATTGGAAATATGTGATGCAAAGGGAAAGGTGTTAAAATCATATCCTATGCCGGCGAAAGCGCACATACTTATTCCAGAAGGTAGCAAGGTAAATCCGGGAGATTTGTTAGCAAAAATACCGCGAGACACTTCAAAGACAAGGGATATTACCGGAGGATTACCAAGGGTTGTGGAATTATTTGAAGCAAGGCATCCCAAGGAAAAGGCGATAGTTACGGAGATAGACGGGACAGTAGAATTCAAGGCACCTGAGCGCGGGTATCGAATTGTTGAAATACACGGGACGCATGAATCGAGGAAATATCGTGTGCAGTATGGCAAGCATTTACTTGTTTACAATGGTGAAGAAGTAATAGCAGGTGACAAGCTTACAGAGGGGCCTGTAGATCCGCATGATATATTGTCAATAAAGGGAGTCCAGGAAACCCAGGAATTTCTTGTCAACCAGATACAGGAAGTATATAGGTTGCAGGGAGTGGATATTTCGGACAAGCACATAGGGATAATAGTTCGACAGATGTTATCAAGAATTCGTATAAAAGAGCCCGGTGATACATCATTTGTGGAAAGTCAAATCGTGGACAAGATAAAATTAAAAGAAGAAAACGAGAAGCTTGTAAACGTTGGCGGAAAAGGTGCTACGTTTGAACCGATACTTGTAGGAGTTACGCAAGCGATATTGACGGTAGAGTCATTTATATCT